The Gallus gallus isolate bGalGal1 chromosome 3, bGalGal1.mat.broiler.GRCg7b, whole genome shotgun sequence genome window below encodes:
- the SAMD3 gene encoding sterile alpha motif domain-containing protein 3 — protein MESWSVDQVCNWLRRSNLGELVPKFREEEISGAALLALNDRMVQQLVKKIGHQAVLMDLINKYKQQKYGLQSFAYVCEAGLPTLPEISGGNLKLCSARCRTCSYTLPNFPYDVKMVLGEKKYPDHSMRIRMVDCLQADMTKYLAGSLYPNSQQYNTVVGALMQAYPFLNEDGNGFLVWKRALKDRFKYVRRAIEDDEQVLKNKCKFGHRRGQSRKSLSAENKPYDVKVQKEEESAYLEGDATYVHINWLKKEYMKTLRNWKEVNNKMNATIQIRRKMICDKTPLKDILRLFPFLRCPYQLFREFQLLTHMDVYQKTVKILEIYSESILSLSPVKNNPINIMLQEHLKQNTDENILKHMKMTAACLLLPDVFGDDSSLFAAVNEEVKVLTPVLEVKNPFDVNSCRFALYIEKQEVAQLSDCTTALAALVAAFHVYNIQCPSRIQRTLKFLVSLIFEMDIPQAFLPGQVKRGLEIPKHPSVC, from the exons ATGGAAAGTTGGTCTGTGGATCAAGTCTGCAACTGGCTGAGACGGAGCAATTTAGGAGAACTAGTTCCTAAGTTTCGCG aagaagaaataagtgGAGCAGCTCTCTTGGCTCTGAATGATCGTATGGTGCAGCAGCTGGTGAAGAAGATTGGGCACCAAGCAGTGCTAATGGACCTGATTAATAAATACAAGCAACAGAAATATGGGCTACAATCCTTTGCATATGTCTGTGAAGCAGGTTTGCCAACCCTTCCAGAGATCAGTGG TGGAAATCTGAAATTATGTTCTGCAAGATGTAGGACATGTTCTTATACTTTACCAAATTTTCCTTACGATGTCAAGATGgtactgggagaaaaaaaatatcccgATCACAGTATGAGAATAAGGATGGTCGACTGTTTGCAAGCAGACATGACAAAGTACCTAGCAGGATCACT GTATCCGAACAGTCAGCAGTACAACACTGTTGTTGGGGCTTTGATGCAGGCATACCCGTTCCTCAATGAAGATGGGAATGGCTTT TTGGTATGGAAACGGGCGCTTAAAGATCGTTTCAAATATGTGCGGAGAGCCATCGAAGATGATGAGCAAGTTTTGAAGAACAAATGCAAGTTTGGCCATAGGAGAGGACAGAGCAGGAAATCTTTGTCTGCTGAAAACAAACCTTATGATGTCAAAGTGCAGAAAGAG GAAGAATCCGCTTATCTTGAAGGTGATGCAACGTATGTACACATTAACTGGCTGAAGAAAGAATATATGAAAACTCTGAGAAACTGGAAAGAAGTGAATAACAAAATGAATGCAACAATACAAATACGAAGGAAGATGATATGTGATAAGACACCTTTAAAAGACATTCTTAGACTATTTCCTTTCTTAAGATGCCCTTATCAG ctttttagGGAGTTCCAGCTTCTCACACACATGGATGTTTATCAGAAAACAGTTAAGATTTTGGAGATTTATTCAGAAAGCATATTGTCTTTAAGTCCGGTGAAGAATAATCCAATTAACATTATGCTGCAAGAACATCTGAAACAGAACACAGACGAAAACATTCTAAAAC ATATGAAGATGACTGCTGCATGTTTACTTCTGCCAGATGTTTTTGGAGATGACTCCAGTCTGTTTGCTGCAGTGAACGAGGAG gTGAAGGTATTGACACCAGTGCTGGAAGTTAAAAATCCCTTCGATGTGAATTCATGCAGGTTTGCTCTGTACATAGAAAAACAAGAGGTAGCCCAGCTCAGTGACTGCACCACTGCTCTGGCAGCACTGGTGGCTGCATTTCACGTGTACAATATCCAGTGCCCAAGCAGAATCCAAAGGACATTGAAATTCCTCGTGTCCCTGATCTTTGAGATGGACATCCCTCAAGCATTCCTCCCAGGTCAGGTAAAGAGAGGGCTAGAGATACCTAAACATCCCAGTGTTTGCTAG